One Gimesia aquarii DNA segment encodes these proteins:
- a CDS encoding sigma-70 family RNA polymerase sigma factor: MAVVTDRTTEFIMLFSRHSQRIYRFIRSLVDNRTDAEEVYQNTCTVLWSKFELFETGSNFWAWSCQIVRYEVLNYRRRQNLERNIFSNEFFNRVAERAMVTVDELDRQQAALSVCYELLSARQKEVLEKTYEPEASTKSVAQSLNRSPNAIYKTLRRAHDLLFSCIQKQLQSGDFF; this comes from the coding sequence ATGGCGGTTGTTACTGACCGAACTACTGAGTTTATTATGCTGTTCTCGCGGCATAGCCAGCGAATCTACCGATTTATTCGATCCTTGGTAGATAACAGAACCGATGCAGAAGAAGTCTATCAGAATACATGTACTGTTCTCTGGTCGAAGTTTGAGCTCTTTGAAACAGGCTCGAACTTTTGGGCCTGGAGTTGTCAAATCGTTCGCTATGAAGTGCTCAATTACCGCCGTAGACAAAACCTCGAACGAAATATCTTCAGCAATGAATTCTTTAATCGCGTTGCGGAACGCGCAATGGTCACAGTCGACGAACTCGATCGTCAGCAGGCGGCCCTTTCAGTCTGTTATGAATTGCTTTCCGCGCGTCAAAAAGAAGTTCTGGAAAAAACTTATGAACCAGAGGCGAGCACTAAATCGGTCGCGCAATCGCTAAATCGCTCCCCCAATGCAATCTACAAAACACTCCGCAGGGCACATGACCTGCTTTTCAGTTGCATTCAGAAACAACTTCAATCAGGAGATTTTTTCTAA
- a CDS encoding amidase: protein MSRITDQLDPPDHDSKNGDNAQFWETNGFFNRRQFLSITAAVTACTPAACLTDQQTKGQPKQPSNESQNLLPNSMAPAIQFQASPYGSAAYLERLSHNKKNNFSHKEEIKVEPWKGSVPESDEEIAFLPVHRLAALIQSRQLSPVKLTEIYLERIKQLDPQLLCAVTIMEKSAIREAKQAEQDIASGQYRGPLHGIPWGVKDLFSTRNARTTWGAKPFENRMIDEDAEIVTRLRKAGAILIAKLSTGTFAQGDQWYRGRTRNPWNTEEGSSGSSAGPGSATAAGCVAFAIGTETRGSIVSPSKRCGINALRPTFGRVSRHGCMTLSWTMDKVGPMCRTIEDCALVFNAIHGADEKDPSTLTAPFRFQRLPDLAALKIGYREGTDEAFLTTLRRLGANLIQVPAPPNYREVKHILTVESATAFDDFISQNLDEQMVRKVRVKNFRPARNITALDYLNAQRHRFALMQKMADYFENIDLYITHSGDTGLTNLTGHPAAVFPYQFDKQPRCITLIGNLFTDDIILSVAHAYQTATSWHLEHPQIL, encoded by the coding sequence ATGAGTAGAATTACAGACCAGTTAGACCCACCTGATCACGATTCAAAAAACGGTGACAACGCACAATTCTGGGAAACAAACGGTTTCTTCAACCGTCGACAATTCCTCAGTATAACGGCCGCCGTGACAGCTTGTACTCCCGCAGCCTGCCTTACGGACCAGCAGACGAAAGGGCAGCCGAAACAACCTTCAAACGAGTCGCAAAATTTGCTCCCTAACTCAATGGCACCGGCGATACAGTTTCAGGCCTCTCCCTACGGCTCTGCTGCGTATCTTGAACGACTCTCTCATAACAAAAAAAATAACTTTTCTCATAAAGAAGAGATCAAAGTTGAACCATGGAAAGGATCTGTACCAGAGTCAGATGAAGAGATTGCATTCCTACCAGTTCACCGATTGGCTGCTTTGATTCAATCTCGTCAATTGTCGCCAGTCAAGCTGACCGAAATTTATCTTGAACGCATCAAACAACTTGACCCCCAGCTTCTCTGTGCTGTCACAATCATGGAAAAATCTGCTATAAGGGAAGCCAAACAAGCAGAGCAGGACATTGCCTCCGGTCAGTACCGCGGACCATTGCACGGTATTCCCTGGGGAGTCAAAGATCTCTTTTCCACGCGCAACGCGAGAACCACCTGGGGCGCCAAGCCGTTTGAAAATCGGATGATTGATGAAGATGCAGAAATAGTCACCCGATTACGAAAAGCCGGCGCGATTCTTATTGCCAAGTTATCAACGGGTACCTTCGCGCAAGGGGATCAGTGGTATCGAGGCCGCACACGCAATCCATGGAATACCGAGGAGGGATCAAGTGGTTCATCTGCTGGTCCCGGTTCTGCAACAGCGGCGGGCTGCGTCGCCTTTGCGATTGGCACAGAAACACGGGGATCAATTGTCTCTCCTTCGAAACGTTGCGGCATTAACGCCTTGCGTCCCACCTTCGGTCGTGTCAGCCGACATGGATGTATGACACTCAGTTGGACGATGGACAAGGTTGGTCCTATGTGCCGTACAATTGAAGATTGTGCGCTCGTCTTTAATGCCATTCACGGGGCGGATGAAAAGGATCCGTCAACACTAACTGCTCCATTCCGTTTCCAGCGTTTGCCCGATCTGGCTGCTTTGAAAATTGGCTATCGAGAAGGCACCGACGAAGCGTTTCTGACAACATTACGCCGTCTGGGAGCAAATCTAATACAGGTGCCCGCTCCTCCTAATTATCGCGAAGTAAAACACATTCTGACTGTCGAATCAGCAACGGCATTCGACGATTTTATCAGTCAGAATCTTGACGAGCAAATGGTTCGTAAAGTACGAGTGAAGAATTTTCGACCGGCACGTAACATCACAGCACTTGACTATCTCAATGCTCAACGGCACCGCTTCGCGCTGATGCAAAAGATGGCAGATTATTTTGAAAACATCGACCTCTATATTACCCATTCGGGTGACACAGGCTTAACCAACCTTACGGGACATCCTGCCGCCGTTTTCCCTTATCAATTTGATAAACAGCCCCGATGTATAACCCTCATTGGTAACCTATTCACAGACGATATCATTCTTTCGGTCGCACACGCCTATCAGACAGCTACGTCCTGGCATTTAGAACATCCCCAAATTTTGTGA